The proteins below are encoded in one region of Phaseolus vulgaris cultivar G19833 chromosome 1, P. vulgaris v2.0, whole genome shotgun sequence:
- the LOC137816660 gene encoding myosin-15-like isoform X1 — MKDKSEVFHLFVKFYRMIQTQFESPIKRLRSDNGREYVNQNLSKFLEENGVVHELTCVDTPQQNGVAERKNRHLLEVTRALLFQTSVPRSYWGEAVLTATYLINRLPSRVLEGVTPIQVMTTFYPSIPMLNSLQNRVFGCPAFVHVHSPYRGKLDPRAIKCVFIGYAPNKKGYKCYHPQSRKVYISKDVTFHETESFFPSSQLQGESIQEAEDLELPPFPLLQDFVLREDDKDPAPTSLPEKNNEDKYFGKQYQRRQQEPVLVEQQLQLSEPEVSLDAFERKYMTLELELVNAQKGRDANMEKLRELEEKCSQLEQNEKKLEEKLMSLEDENRVLRQKALSTPLKSNRPGFAKSISDKYSSAITSRTERKTTYESPTPTKLIAPFTLGLTDSRRSKLTAEKHQDNYEFLSKCIKENLGFKNGKPIAARIIYKCLLHWHSFESERTTIFDSIIEGINEALKVRVDDIILPYWLSNTTALLFCICFMTTWTMAVCGIFFMDLLRRKSLTGICV, encoded by the exons atgaaagataagtctgaagtttttcacttgtttgtaaagttttacagaatgattcaaacacaatttgaaagtccaattaagagattgcgttctgataatggaagagaatatgtgaaccaaaacctttccaagttccttgaggaaaatggagttgttcatgaattaacctgtgtggacactcctcaacaaaatggggttgctgaaaggaaaaatcgtcatctccttgaggttactcgagctttacttttccaaacatctgttcctagatcttactggggggaagcagtcctgactgccacttatttgattaatagattaccctctcgggttttagagggtgttactcctattcaggttatgaccacattctatccttctattcccatgttgaatagtcttcagaatcgtgtctttggttgtcctgcttttgtccatgttcatagtccttatcggggtaagttagatcctcgtgccatcaaatgtgtcttcatcggttatgcccccaacaaaaaggggtacaaatgttatcatcctcaaagtcgtaaagtgtatatttccaaagatgtcaccttccatgaaacagagtctttctttcctagttctcagcttcagggggagagtattcaagaagctgaggaccttgagttgccaccttttcctttgttgcaggatttcgttcttagggaggatgacaaagaccctgcaccaacatcattaccagagaagaataatgaagacaaatattttggaaaacaatatcagcgaaggcaacaagaacccgtcctggtcgaacagcaacttcaattgtctgaaccggag GTTTCATTGGATGCATTTGAAAGGAAGTACATGACCTTAGAGCTTGAGCTTGTGAATGCTCAAAAAGGTCGGGATGCAAACATGGAGAAGCTGAGAGAGTTAGAAGAGAAGTGTTCTCAACTCgagcaaaatgaaaaaaa GCTTGAGGAAAAGTTAATGAGTTTGGAGGATGAAAATCGTGTTCTTCGTCAGAAAGCCTTAAGTACCCCTCTTAAGAGTAACCGTCCAGGTTTTGCCAAGTCAATATCAGAT AAATACTCAAGTGCAATTACTTCCCGCACTGAACGAAAGACCACATAT GAGTCACCCACACCCACAAAACTTATTGCCCCTTTTACATTAGGCTTGACAGACTCCCGTCGATCTAAGTTAACCGCAGAGAAGCACCAG GATAACTATGAATTTCTCTCAAAgtgtataaaagaaaatttgggATTTAAAAACGGTAAACCTATTGCTGCTcgtattatatataaatgtctGCTTCATTGGCATTCATTTGAATCTGAGCGCACAACCATTTTTGATTCAATCATCGAAGGAATAAATGAGGCTCTAAAG GTTAGGGTGGATGACATTATCCTGCCGTATTGGCTGTCCAATACCACTGCGCTTCTATTTTGCATCTGTTTTATGACTACATGGACAATGGCAGTCTGTGGGATCTTCTTCATG GACCTACTAAGAAGAAAAAGCTTGACTGGGATCTGCGTCTAA
- the LOC137816660 gene encoding myosin-15-like isoform X4, with amino-acid sequence MWLTRHAHLKLNFSAITIQSHVRGFVTRQRFLHVKEHRAATFVQEANEAGALRLAKSKLEKQLEDLTWRLHLEKKIRVSNEEAKKIEISKLQKMLEALNLELDAAKLAKINECNKNAVLQNQLELSVKEKSALKRELVAVDELRKENALLKVSLDAFERKYMTLELELVNAQKGRDANMEKLRELEEKCSQLEQNEKKLEEKLMSLEDENRVLRQKALSTPLKSNRPGFAKSISDKYSSAITSRTERKTTYESPTPTKLIAPFTLGLTDSRRSKLTAEKHQDNYEFLSKCIKENLGFKNGKPIAARIIYKCLLHWHSFESERTTIFDSIIEGINEALKVRVDDIILPYWLSNTTALLFCICFMTTWTMAVCGIFFMDLLRRKSLTGICV; translated from the exons ATGTGGCTTACAAGGCATGCTCACTTAAAACTGAATTTTTCTGCTATTACCATACAATCTCATGTTCGTGGTTTTGTGACTCGCCAAAGATTCTTACATGTAAAAGAACATAGAGCTGCTACTTTTGTTCAG GAGGCAAATGAAGCTGGTGCTCTCCGTTTAGCCAAGAGTAAACTGGAGAAGCAGTTGGAAGATCTCACATGGCGTTTGCatcttgaaaagaaaataagg GTTTCTAATGAAGAGGCTAAAAAAATAGAGATATCCAAACTTCAAAAGATGTTGGAAGCTTTGAATCTTGAATTAGATGCTGCTAAATTGGCAAAAATTAATGAGTGCAACAAGAATGCTGTTCTTCAAAATCAATTAGAATTGTCAGTAAAGGAAAAGTCTGCTTTGAAACGAGAGCTAGTAGCAGTGGATGAATTGCGAAAGGAAAATGCTTTATTAAAG GTTTCATTGGATGCATTTGAAAGGAAGTACATGACCTTAGAGCTTGAGCTTGTGAATGCTCAAAAAGGTCGGGATGCAAACATGGAGAAGCTGAGAGAGTTAGAAGAGAAGTGTTCTCAACTCgagcaaaatgaaaaaaa GCTTGAGGAAAAGTTAATGAGTTTGGAGGATGAAAATCGTGTTCTTCGTCAGAAAGCCTTAAGTACCCCTCTTAAGAGTAACCGTCCAGGTTTTGCCAAGTCAATATCAGAT AAATACTCAAGTGCAATTACTTCCCGCACTGAACGAAAGACCACATAT GAGTCACCCACACCCACAAAACTTATTGCCCCTTTTACATTAGGCTTGACAGACTCCCGTCGATCTAAGTTAACCGCAGAGAAGCACCAG GATAACTATGAATTTCTCTCAAAgtgtataaaagaaaatttgggATTTAAAAACGGTAAACCTATTGCTGCTcgtattatatataaatgtctGCTTCATTGGCATTCATTTGAATCTGAGCGCACAACCATTTTTGATTCAATCATCGAAGGAATAAATGAGGCTCTAAAG GTTAGGGTGGATGACATTATCCTGCCGTATTGGCTGTCCAATACCACTGCGCTTCTATTTTGCATCTGTTTTATGACTACATGGACAATGGCAGTCTGTGGGATCTTCTTCATG GACCTACTAAGAAGAAAAAGCTTGACTGGGATCTGCGTCTAA
- the LOC137816660 gene encoding myosin-15-like isoform X3 gives MAKPPKSHWIMLNKSHSTLKAFWRMSKARSSFLRHQTSIVAIQCLWRCKQAKKELRRLKQEANEAGALRLAKSKLEKQLEDLTWRLHLEKKIRVSNEEAKKIEISKLQKMLEALNLELDAAKLAKINECNKNAVLQNQLELSVKEKSALKRELVAVDELRKENALLKVSLDAFERKYMTLELELVNAQKGRDANMEKLRELEEKCSQLEQNEKKLEEKLMSLEDENRVLRQKALSTPLKSNRPGFAKSISDKYSSAITSRTERKTTYESPTPTKLIAPFTLGLTDSRRSKLTAEKHQDNYEFLSKCIKENLGFKNGKPIAARIIYKCLLHWHSFESERTTIFDSIIEGINEALKVRVDDIILPYWLSNTTALLFCICFMTTWTMAVCGIFFMDLLRRKSLTGICV, from the exons ATGGCAAAACCACCGAAATCTCATTGGATTATGTTAAACAAATCCCACAGTACCTTAAAG GCCTTTTGGAGGATGTCCAAGGCTAGGTCATCTTTCCTACGGCATCAAACTTCAATTGTGGCAATACAATGCCTTTGGCGGTGCAAACAAGCAAAAAAAGAGTTACGAAGACTTAAACAA GAGGCAAATGAAGCTGGTGCTCTCCGTTTAGCCAAGAGTAAACTGGAGAAGCAGTTGGAAGATCTCACATGGCGTTTGCatcttgaaaagaaaataagg GTTTCTAATGAAGAGGCTAAAAAAATAGAGATATCCAAACTTCAAAAGATGTTGGAAGCTTTGAATCTTGAATTAGATGCTGCTAAATTGGCAAAAATTAATGAGTGCAACAAGAATGCTGTTCTTCAAAATCAATTAGAATTGTCAGTAAAGGAAAAGTCTGCTTTGAAACGAGAGCTAGTAGCAGTGGATGAATTGCGAAAGGAAAATGCTTTATTAAAG GTTTCATTGGATGCATTTGAAAGGAAGTACATGACCTTAGAGCTTGAGCTTGTGAATGCTCAAAAAGGTCGGGATGCAAACATGGAGAAGCTGAGAGAGTTAGAAGAGAAGTGTTCTCAACTCgagcaaaatgaaaaaaa GCTTGAGGAAAAGTTAATGAGTTTGGAGGATGAAAATCGTGTTCTTCGTCAGAAAGCCTTAAGTACCCCTCTTAAGAGTAACCGTCCAGGTTTTGCCAAGTCAATATCAGAT AAATACTCAAGTGCAATTACTTCCCGCACTGAACGAAAGACCACATAT GAGTCACCCACACCCACAAAACTTATTGCCCCTTTTACATTAGGCTTGACAGACTCCCGTCGATCTAAGTTAACCGCAGAGAAGCACCAG GATAACTATGAATTTCTCTCAAAgtgtataaaagaaaatttgggATTTAAAAACGGTAAACCTATTGCTGCTcgtattatatataaatgtctGCTTCATTGGCATTCATTTGAATCTGAGCGCACAACCATTTTTGATTCAATCATCGAAGGAATAAATGAGGCTCTAAAG GTTAGGGTGGATGACATTATCCTGCCGTATTGGCTGTCCAATACCACTGCGCTTCTATTTTGCATCTGTTTTATGACTACATGGACAATGGCAGTCTGTGGGATCTTCTTCATG GACCTACTAAGAAGAAAAAGCTTGACTGGGATCTGCGTCTAA
- the LOC137815349 gene encoding LRR receptor-like serine/threonine-protein kinase ERECTA, whose protein sequence is MGTIGYIDPEYARTSRLTEKSDVYSYGIVLLELLTGRKAVDNESNLHHLILAKAATNAVMETVDPDITATCKDLGAVKKVYQLALLCTKRQPADRPTMHEVTRVLGSLVPSNTPPKQPAALPPASNPSAKVPCYMDEYANLKTPHLVNCPSMSTSDAQLFLKFGEVISQNSE, encoded by the exons ATGGGCACAATTGGCTACATAGACCCTGAGTATGCTAGAACTTCCCGTCTCACCGAGAAGTCTGATGTGTACAGTTATGGCATCGTTTTACTCGAGTTGCTAACTGGAAGGAAAGCTGTTGACAATGAATCCAACCTCCACCATCTG ATTTTGGCCAAGGCAGCAACCAATGCTGTAATGGAAACAGTTGATCCAGACATTACTGCCACATGCAAGGACCTTGGAGCTGTAAAAAAGGTTTACCAGCTCGCTCTATTATGCACAAAGAGGCAGCCCGCTGACAGGCCGACAATGCATGAAGTGACACGTGTACTTGGGAGCCTTGTGCCATCAAACACCCCTCCAAAACAACCAGCAGCACTACCTCCTGCTTCAAACCCATCTGCCAAAGTGCCATGCTACATGGATGAGTATGCAAACCTCAAGACTCCACACTTGGTGAACTGCCCTTCAATGAGCACCTCGGATGCACAGCTCTTCCTCAAGTTTGGAGAAGTAATCTCTCAGAacagtgagtga
- the LOC137816660 gene encoding myosin-15-like isoform X2 — MWLTRHAHLKLNFSAITIQSHVRGFVTRQRFLHVKEHRAATFVQAFWRMSKARSSFLRHQTSIVAIQCLWRCKQAKKELRRLKQEANEAGALRLAKSKLEKQLEDLTWRLHLEKKIRVSNEEAKKIEISKLQKMLEALNLELDAAKLAKINECNKNAVLQNQLELSVKEKSALKRELVAVDELRKENALLKVSLDAFERKYMTLELELVNAQKGRDANMEKLRELEEKCSQLEQNEKKLEEKLMSLEDENRVLRQKALSTPLKSNRPGFAKSISDKYSSAITSRTERKTTYESPTPTKLIAPFTLGLTDSRRSKLTAEKHQDNYEFLSKCIKENLGFKNGKPIAARIIYKCLLHWHSFESERTTIFDSIIEGINEALKVRVDDIILPYWLSNTTALLFCICFMTTWTMAVCGIFFMDLLRRKSLTGICV, encoded by the exons ATGTGGCTTACAAGGCATGCTCACTTAAAACTGAATTTTTCTGCTATTACCATACAATCTCATGTTCGTGGTTTTGTGACTCGCCAAAGATTCTTACATGTAAAAGAACATAGAGCTGCTACTTTTGTTCAG GCCTTTTGGAGGATGTCCAAGGCTAGGTCATCTTTCCTACGGCATCAAACTTCAATTGTGGCAATACAATGCCTTTGGCGGTGCAAACAAGCAAAAAAAGAGTTACGAAGACTTAAACAA GAGGCAAATGAAGCTGGTGCTCTCCGTTTAGCCAAGAGTAAACTGGAGAAGCAGTTGGAAGATCTCACATGGCGTTTGCatcttgaaaagaaaataagg GTTTCTAATGAAGAGGCTAAAAAAATAGAGATATCCAAACTTCAAAAGATGTTGGAAGCTTTGAATCTTGAATTAGATGCTGCTAAATTGGCAAAAATTAATGAGTGCAACAAGAATGCTGTTCTTCAAAATCAATTAGAATTGTCAGTAAAGGAAAAGTCTGCTTTGAAACGAGAGCTAGTAGCAGTGGATGAATTGCGAAAGGAAAATGCTTTATTAAAG GTTTCATTGGATGCATTTGAAAGGAAGTACATGACCTTAGAGCTTGAGCTTGTGAATGCTCAAAAAGGTCGGGATGCAAACATGGAGAAGCTGAGAGAGTTAGAAGAGAAGTGTTCTCAACTCgagcaaaatgaaaaaaa GCTTGAGGAAAAGTTAATGAGTTTGGAGGATGAAAATCGTGTTCTTCGTCAGAAAGCCTTAAGTACCCCTCTTAAGAGTAACCGTCCAGGTTTTGCCAAGTCAATATCAGAT AAATACTCAAGTGCAATTACTTCCCGCACTGAACGAAAGACCACATAT GAGTCACCCACACCCACAAAACTTATTGCCCCTTTTACATTAGGCTTGACAGACTCCCGTCGATCTAAGTTAACCGCAGAGAAGCACCAG GATAACTATGAATTTCTCTCAAAgtgtataaaagaaaatttgggATTTAAAAACGGTAAACCTATTGCTGCTcgtattatatataaatgtctGCTTCATTGGCATTCATTTGAATCTGAGCGCACAACCATTTTTGATTCAATCATCGAAGGAATAAATGAGGCTCTAAAG GTTAGGGTGGATGACATTATCCTGCCGTATTGGCTGTCCAATACCACTGCGCTTCTATTTTGCATCTGTTTTATGACTACATGGACAATGGCAGTCTGTGGGATCTTCTTCATG GACCTACTAAGAAGAAAAAGCTTGACTGGGATCTGCGTCTAA